The following coding sequences lie in one Methylotuvimicrobium alcaliphilum 20Z genomic window:
- the queE gene encoding 7-carboxy-7-deazaguanine synthase QueE, with translation MSSLKITEIFYSLQGESNTVGLPTVFVRLTGCPLRCVYCDTAYAFSGGERMSIDEIINRVGQYRTKYITVTGGEPLAQSACLELMSRLADLGYQVSIETSGALDVSGVDDRVVKVMDLKTPSSGELHKNLFDNIAYLKANDQVKFVIGDDHDYQWSKAIINQYDLDQRCELLFSPTMGQQDPAELAEKILNDNLPVRFQIQLHKLLWNDAQGR, from the coding sequence GTGTCCTCGTTAAAAATCACTGAGATATTTTACTCGTTGCAAGGCGAGTCCAATACGGTTGGCTTGCCGACGGTTTTTGTTCGCTTGACCGGATGTCCGTTGAGGTGTGTCTATTGCGATACCGCCTATGCTTTTAGTGGCGGCGAAAGGATGTCGATCGATGAAATCATCAATCGCGTCGGCCAATATCGCACGAAATACATTACTGTGACTGGCGGCGAGCCTTTGGCTCAGTCCGCTTGCCTTGAGTTAATGAGTCGTTTGGCCGATTTGGGTTATCAGGTTTCGATTGAAACCAGCGGAGCGCTCGATGTGTCAGGTGTCGACGATCGCGTTGTTAAAGTCATGGACCTGAAAACGCCAAGTTCAGGCGAGCTTCACAAAAATCTATTCGATAACATTGCGTATCTGAAAGCCAACGATCAGGTGAAGTTTGTGATCGGCGATGACCATGATTACCAATGGTCAAAGGCTATCATCAATCAATATGATTTAGATCAGCGCTGCGAGTTATTATTTTCACCAACGATGGGGCAGCAGGACCCAGCAGAACTAGCCGAAAAAATATTGAACGATAATTTACCGGTCAGATTTCAGATTCAGTTACATA